The following proteins come from a genomic window of Malus domestica chromosome 02, GDT2T_hap1:
- the LOC103402659 gene encoding dof zinc finger protein DOF3.7-like, producing the protein MQSFHSFAPQEYFANKFPYNLSLKTQDPQRRVNQKTKMIQELFGGAGLNNIAGGGERKSLSLHGGTTPSPSLSSSPSPSCSTTTTATTTTTTGLSNTENLRCPRCDSSNTKFCYYNNYNLTQPRHFCKTCRRYWTKGGALRNVPIGGGCRKNKSVTVSTASIGKTAAGKLKTVVSEIGRSGLGGGFEQEVQASPIQWGSPQNSHILALLRSSHQNPNPNQLCNSVNVKEEGGMNNMIGSHMMTTEPAAMSTARTLGLDPVCEAPSLGLCSSFWRNNNNQNQPPPSHHQQNGFIVGHEVQSSNIGIQELFQRLRSTTSQSGSYYSDHLNNVVMSSSSSSLSSSSTSSILDSAPVVGGGEMGYWNPAFTAWSSDLPTTNGAYH; encoded by the exons ATGCAATCCTTCCATTCTTTTGCACCCCAAGAATATTTTGCCAACAAATTCCCGTACAACTTAAGTCTTAAGACTCAAG ATCCACAAAGAAGAGTAAATCAAAAAACTAAGATGATCCAAGAACTGTTTGGAGGTGCAGGCCTTAATAACATAGcaggaggaggagagaggaaATCGCTCTCCCTTCATGGTGGTACTACTCCTtcaccttctctttcttcttcaccatcccctTCTTGCTCAACAACTACCACCGCCACCACAACAACCACGACAGGTTTATCAAATACGGAGAACTTGAGATGCCCAAGATGCGATTCTTCCAACACCAAGTTCTGCTACTACAACAACTACAACCTCACTCAACCCCGCCACTTCTGCAAGACCTGCCGCCGCTACTGGACAAAAGGAGGGGCCCTCCGGAACGTTCCAATTGGCGGCGGGTGTAGGAAAAACAAGAGTGTCACCGTGTCAACGGCTTCCATAGGCAAGACCGCCGCAGGGAAGTTGAAAACGGTCGTGTCAGAGATTGGCCGGTCAGGATTAGGTGGGGGGTTCGAGCAGGAGGTCCAAGCAAGCCCAATACAGTGGGGTTCGCCCCAGAATTCTCATATACTAGCCCTATTAAGATCCAGTcatcaaaaccctaaccctaatcaaCTTTGTAATTCTGTAAATGTGAAGGAAGAGGGAGGCATGAATAATATGATTGGGTCCCACATGATGACTACGGAGCCAGCTGCAATGAGTACTGCTCGAACCCTGGGGTTGGATCCAGTATGCGAGGCTCCTTCACTTGGTCTGTGCAGCTCTTTCTGGAGAAACAATAACAACCAAAATCAGCCACCTCCAAGCCATCACCAACAAAACGGTTTCATTGTTGGTCATGAAGTTCAAAGCAGCAATATTGGAATACAAGAATTGTTTCAGAGGCTAAGATCAACAACATCACAATCAGGTAGTTATTATTCCGACCATCTAAATAATGTGGTGATGTCTTCATCCTCCTCATCATTGTCTTCATCTTCCACCTCATCGATTTTGGATTCGGCTCCGGTGGTTGGCGGTGGCGAAATGGGTTACTGGAACCCGGCGTTTACCGCGTGGTCGTCAGATCTTCCAACAACCAATGGTGCATATCATTAA
- the LOC139191167 gene encoding uncharacterized protein, whose protein sequence is MSLSKRLYEQQKKVLAQQEELFNLEEGGDEAFAMEEDEDDEHRRFQASHSRRVMEAMGAQNSLNVFAQSLVFDELLQGKASRCTYWVNGHKYDGAYYLADGIYPRWTTFVKTVPHPQSEKEKHFAKCQKGCRKDVKRCFGILQARWAIVRATARMFDVKALRSIMMTCIILHNMIVEDEYDYDVVDEYELDTMNNSRTRIYFAHDWTENPVQHKSLERDGSYNQLIIKRYTSVQESYWHISCQRDLIENQWGLQQGEDN, encoded by the exons atgtctttgTCAAAGAGATTGTATGAGCAACAGAAAAAAGTGTtggcacaacaagaagaatTGTTCAATCTTGAGgaaggtggagatgaggctttcgcaatggaagaggatgaggatgatgaacATAGAAGGTTTcaggcctcacattcccgtcgtgTCATGGAAGCTATGG gagctcaAAATAGCCTAAATGTCTTTGCCCAATCTTTAGTATTTGACGAACTGCTACAAGGAAAAGCGTCAAGATGCACATATTGGGTTAATGGCCATAAATACGACGGAGCATACTACCTTGCAGACGGAatttacccaaggtggacaacgtttgtcaaaacagtgccacatccacagagtgaaaaagaaaaacacttcgcAAAATGTCAAAaggggtgtaggaaggatgtgaagcgttgttttggtatcttgcaagctcgttgggcgattgtCAGGGCTACtgctagaatgtttgatgtcaaggctcttcgatccattatgatgacgtgtattattctccacaacatgattgtggaagatgagtatgattatgatgtcgttgatgaatatgagctgGATAcgatgaacaactcaagaacacgtatctaCTTTGCTCATGACTGGACCGAAAATCCCGTGCAACACAAGTCGTTGGAACGGGATGGAAGTTACAATCAATTGATCATTAAGCGGTACACTTCAGTGCAAGAGTCATATTGGCATATAAGCTGTCAGAGAGACTTGATTGAGAATCAGTGGGGATTGCAACAAGGtgaagataattaa